TTCGGGGTGTCGCCGGGGCGGCTCTGTTCGGCCAGGAAGCGCTCCAGCTCCGCGCCGAGTTCGTCGGCGGTCGGCAGCGGCCCGGCCTCGGTGGCGAGCAGGTTCTTCTCGCCGCGTCCGCGGGCGAAGGCGTCGTACTGCTCCTCCAGGGCCTGGACCAGGGCGGCGGCCTCGTCGGTCTGCGCGACCTGACGGTCGATCTCCACCCGGACCACCTCGGCGGCGCTGCGCAGGCTGTCGCTCGGCAGCAGCAGCCCGGTGGTGCGCGAGACGGAGGAGAGCAGCACCTCGGCGGCGGCCGGGTACTCGGTCTGGGCGACGTAGTGCGGCACGTGCGCGGCGAAGCCGGCCGCGTCCCGGCCCTGCTCGCCGAGGCGGTACTCCAGCAGGTGCCCGACGCTGCCGGGGACCTGCACGCGCTGCAACCAGGGCTCGTAGCCGGCGATCAGCTCACGTCGGGTGGCGTGCGCGGTCACCCCGGTCGGACGGGTGTGCGGCACGGCCATCGGGATCGAGTTGAGCCCGACGGTGAGCCGGACGTCGAGCCGGGCGGCCAGGGCGGCGACCGCCGCCACGAACCGCTCCCACTGCAGGTCCGGCTCGGGGCCGGTGAGCAGCAGGAACGGGGTCTCGTCGTCGTCGTGCAGCAGGTGCAGCGCCAGCTCGGGCGCGTCGTAGTGCTCCCAGTGGTCCTCGACGAAGGTCATCACCGGACGCCGGGAGCGGTAGTCGAAGAGCTGGTCGACGTCGAAGGTGGCGATCCGACGCGACTCCAGCGAGGTCAGCAGCTGCTCGCGGGCCAGGCGGCTGGCGCTGCCGGCGTCGACGAAGCCGGTGAGCGCCTGGATCAGCACCGGCTGGCCGAGGTCGGGCAGGTCGTCGGTGAGCTGGTACAGCTCGTGTGGGTCGAGCACCGGTTCGGACCTCCTGAGGAAGCGCGCGTACGCGGGGGCCGTGCGCGCACGGCACCCGGTTCGGGGAACGTACCCGCCGTAGGTATCCATTCCAGCAGCGGGCGGGTCGCCGCCGATTCGGTGATCAAAGCCGGGCGAAGCACCGCATTTTGGCGATCATCCGTGTCCGGCCTACCCGTACCGGCGGGCGAGGGTCGTCCGAACGGTGGATGATACCGATCATGCGCACGGGGCAGGGGGAGTCCGCCCCGCCGTCCCGGGACGACGCGAGCCGTGCCGCCTTCCCGGGTTGCCGGGTCTGGCGCTTTCGTCTCCTGCCCGCACGGGGCGGGCGGGGGTGTCCGGTTGCCATCGGCCGGATTGTGGCCAGCGCCACTGCGTGACGGTGGGTGACCGCCGGTGGGCCTGCCTAGCCTCGTCGAATGCGTGACGACGACACCATCGACGACCAGTACGCCCCCGAGGGCACGACTGGCCGTTCGGACGATACCCCCTCGTCCGTTCAGGTCGGCGTTCTCCGTGGCACCGCGGCGACCCGTCTCCTCCGTACCCGCCTCGGCGCCCTCGTTAACCCCCGCCGCCCGGCCCGGGTGGTCCTCGCCACCGGCGTGGTCTCCTGCCTGGGGCTGGCCACCTTCGCCGGCTTCCAGGCGTTCCCCGCCGACCCGGTGACGCCGGTCGGCGCCGAGGCCGCCCTCGCCGAGCGGGCGCAGCAGGACGTCGCCTCCCGTGGGCACGACCGCACCCCGGCCACCACGTCCCCCGCGCCCGTCCCCGCCTCCCCGACCGCATCCCCGACCGCCTCCGCGTCCCCCACCGCCACCAAGAAGGCCAAGCCGAAGCCGAAGCCCAAGCCGAAGCCGAAGCGGATCGCCCCGGTGGCCGGCCTGGACCGCATGCAGATGGACAACGCGGTGAAGATCGTCAAGGCCGGCCGCGAGATGGGCGCCCCCCGGCAGGCGCTGGTCATCGCCGTCGCCACCGCCATGCAGGAGAGCAAGCTCTACAACTACGCCAGCGGCGTGCTGCCCGAGTCGCAGAACTACCCGCACCAGGCCATCGGATGGGACCACGACTCGGTCGGGCTGTTCCAGCAGCGGCCGAGCAGCGGCTGGGGCACGGTCGCCGACCTGATGGACCCGGCGTACGCCACCCGGGCGTTTCTGGCCGTGCTGCTGGAGATCCCGGGCTGGCAGAACCTGCCGCTGACCGTCGCCGCCCAGGCCGTGCAGGTCTCCGCGTTCCCGGACGCGTACGCCCAGCACGAGTGGCTCGCCACCGAGGTGGTCGAGGCCGTCCTGGGGTGACCTGACGCGGGGACCGTTCACCGTTTGCCGGTTCGGGGTACACATGATGCAGGACCACCGATCGGAGGACGACATGTCACTGGTGCAGCGAATCACCGCGTTCCTGCGGTCCCCGAAGGGGCAGCAGTTGGTCGACCGGGGTCGGCGCGAGTTGGCCAAGCCGGAGAACCAGGCCAAGCTCAAGCAGGTGGCGAGCCGGTTCTCCGCCGGTCGCCGTCGCTGACCGCCCCTCCCACGCCCTCGACACCGGGAGCCCCCGTGACCGACGCCGTGCCCGTCGACGACGAACCGACCGTCCCCACGCCACCGCCGGCCACCCCCGCCGCCGCGACCACCCCGGTCACCACCCCGAGCGGGGAGCCGGACGCCCCCGAGGCGCCGCCGGCGACGCTCTGGGACCGGATGCGGGAGGACCCGCAGTACGCTCCGGAGCACCTCGCCCTGGAGGCGGTCCGCCGGCTCGGTCCGGAGGCCGCCGCGTGGGCGGCCCGGGCCCGCGCCGAGCGGCCCCACGCCTCCGCCGACGAGCTGGCCGAGCAGGCGGTCCGCCGGTTCGTCAACCGGGCACGCCTCTCCGGGGCGGTCTCCGGAGCGGCCGGCCTGCCCGGTGCGGTCATCGACGTCGGCGTGCTGGCCTGGACCCAGGCCCGGCTGGTGCTGCACGTCGCCGCCGCGTACGGGGCGGACCCGTTGCACCCGGACCGGGCCACCGACCTGTTGGTGCTGCAGAAGGTGCACAAGGCCGCCGAGGCGGCACGGCTGGCCCTCGGGGTCGCCGCGGGGCGGGAACGGGCCGGCGCGCTCTTCGGTCACGCGGCGCAGAGCCCGCTGGGCAAGGTGATGCTGCAACTCGGCATCCGGTTGGCCCGGATGGCCGGGGTCCGGGCGGCCAAGCGGATGTTCGCCAAGGTCGTCCCCGGCGCCGCGATCATCCTCGGCACCTGGGCCAACTCCTCGGCCACCAAGGACCTCGCCGAGCGGGCCCGGGCGCTCTACCGGGCCGGCCGGCCCGGCGTCCCCCAGCCTCGCCGACCCTGACCCGACGTCCCGACGCCGCCGTCCCCGAACCGGGGTACGGCGGCGTCGTCGTCTCCCCGCGCCGGCGGCCGTCCCGCGCCGTCGTCCGTCGGTCACCGGCTTCCCGGCCGCCCGATCGGGGTGCCGGCGACCGGTCGGTCCGACTCTCGACGACGGCCCGGACCGGTGCACCCGCTCGTGGGCCGGTGGCGCGGTCAGAGCCGCCACCCGGCGGCCGGGAAGGTGACGTCGGCGAGCCGGTTCTGCCCGGAGACGTTGGGGTGGAACCAGTCCAGCGCGTTGACGTCGTCGAGGGTGAACCGGGCCCGGTGCGCCGCGCCGCCGTCGTGCCGGCAGCGTGACCCGTACGCCCGGCAGGCCGCCTTCAGTTGCGCGTTGTAGGCGTCGATCCGCTGCCGGAAGGTGGCCCGGCGGGCCCGGTCGGCCGGCGCGGTGGAGGTCGGGTTCGCCAGCAGCGCCGGGCAGACACCGGCCCGCCAGGCCCGGGTGGCGCGTGGCTCGGTGTGCCCGATCTCCCAGAGCCGGTGCAGGTCGGGGATGCTCACCACCAGCACCCGCGCCTTGGGCCGGCCCTCCCGCAGCACCCGCAGGCCCCGGTCGACCTGGCTGCGGAACGTCGCCACCGGCGTCATCTGGTCGACGTCCGTGCGGCAGGCGTCGTTGGCGCCGATCAGCACGGTCACGTAGTCCGCCTTGTCACGGACGGCGGCCTCGGCCTGACCGGCGAGCGCGCCGGCGCGGGCTCCGGGCGCGGCGTGGTTGCGGGCCCGGCCGCGCAGGCCCGGGTCGGCGTCGAGCAGCCGGCGGTAGTGGCTCTCCACCCGGATGCCGTCGCCGGTGGACCACGAGTTGCGCTGGCAGGAGGTGAGCACCAGGCAGGAGCCGAAGCCGGTGCTGATCGAGTCGCCCAGCGCGGCCATCGTGGCGGGAAGGCCGGGCTGCCCGGGTTTCGGCGTCGGGCGGGGCGAGCCGGACCCGCCCTCCTCGCAGGCGAGGGCGACCAGGGCCAGGAGGCAGGCGGCGGCGGCGACCCAGCGGCGTGGCATGTCTTCCCCCGGTCCGGCGGCACGCGGTGACGGCACGGTGACTGTATGGGGGAGCCCGCCCGGCGCGGTCCGCTCCTGTCGACTTTCAGGCAGGAGCGATATTCAGAAACATTGATCTGCTAGGACGGGTGGCGCGGTGTCCGCCACGGCGCGGGCTGCCCGTGCAGCCACCAGTGCAGCGCCCGGGTGATCCGGGGCAGCACCAGGTACGTCATCAGCGGGGTCAGGCAGAGCGTCATGATCAGCGTACGCAGGGCCAGCGGGGTGTCACCGATGAACCGGGCGGTGAGCAGGGTCGCGGTCAGGCTCAACGGGAAGAACGCCAGCCAGATCGTCACGGCCTGCTTCCAGCGCGGCGGGGTGGCCGGCGCGACCGGCTCCCCGGCGGCCGGCGCCGCCAGCTCCACCACGTGGTCCACCGGCGGGTCGAACCAGCCCTCGATGCCGGTGCGCCGCTCGGTACGGGTGTGCTCGACGATGCCCTGCGCCGAGGTGAGCCACCAGTGCCGCTGCGGCGACTCCTCCCAACGGCGCAGCGTGTCACCGTCGGCGAAGCGGTAGAGCATGTGCCACTCGGCCGAGCCGGGGGCGCTCTGCACCCAGCCGGCGCCGAGGAACCCCGGGAAGCTCTCGGCCAGCGCGGTGCCGGCACGCATCCAGGCGACCATCTCGTGGGCACGCGCGGGGTCGGCGCGCCGGGCGATCGCGACGGTCACCGGCACCGCGTGGGTCATGGTCATGCCCTCATCCTTCCCGCCGCCCCCGGTGTCGGTCCGGTCGCGGCGCACGGTTGTAACGCAACCCACCGGGCCGTCGCATCCGCCGGATACCCGTTCCGTGGCCGGCATCACCGCCGGTGGGCCCGCGCGGGCGGCGGCCCGCCGGTCGGGGCCGGACCCACCAGGGCGGCGCCGGCGTCACCCGGCGCGGCGGCGGCCCCCGGTGGGGCCGGACCCTCGATGGCGGTGGGCCGCCGCCACCCCGGGCGGCGGCCCGCTGGTTAGGCCGATGCCTGCCGGGGTAGCCCGAAGGGATGACGAGATCGCAGCCCCGGCGTGCCCGTGGCACGGTCGGGCACGCCTACAGCGCGCTGAACCTCCGCCTGGTGCTGGCCCTGTTCGGCCTGGTCAGCATGACCGTCTTCGCGGTGCTCGCCTTCCGGGCCGACGTGGCCTGGCTGGGCGTGGCGTGTGCGGTCCTCGCCGTGGTCGCCGCGGTCGACCTGGTCGTCATCCAGCGCCGCCGCGCCGCCCGCCGCCGCGAGGAGCCGGGCACGCGGCACTCACTCTTCGAGTGACAGGAGTACGAGATGCCCATCGCCACCACCAACCCCGCCACCGGCCA
This genomic interval from Micromonospora coxensis contains the following:
- a CDS encoding GDSL-type esterase/lipase family protein codes for the protein MPRRWVAAAACLLALVALACEEGGSGSPRPTPKPGQPGLPATMAALGDSISTGFGSCLVLTSCQRNSWSTGDGIRVESHYRRLLDADPGLRGRARNHAAPGARAGALAGQAEAAVRDKADYVTVLIGANDACRTDVDQMTPVATFRSQVDRGLRVLREGRPKARVLVVSIPDLHRLWEIGHTEPRATRAWRAGVCPALLANPTSTAPADRARRATFRQRIDAYNAQLKAACRAYGSRCRHDGGAAHRARFTLDDVNALDWFHPNVSGQNRLADVTFPAAGWRL
- a CDS encoding peptidase M23, whose protein sequence is MRDDDTIDDQYAPEGTTGRSDDTPSSVQVGVLRGTAATRLLRTRLGALVNPRRPARVVLATGVVSCLGLATFAGFQAFPADPVTPVGAEAALAERAQQDVASRGHDRTPATTSPAPVPASPTASPTASASPTATKKAKPKPKPKPKPKRIAPVAGLDRMQMDNAVKIVKAGREMGAPRQALVIAVATAMQESKLYNYASGVLPESQNYPHQAIGWDHDSVGLFQQRPSSGWGTVADLMDPAYATRAFLAVLLEIPGWQNLPLTVAAQAVQVSAFPDAYAQHEWLATEVVEAVLG
- a CDS encoding EcsC family protein → MTDAVPVDDEPTVPTPPPATPAAATTPVTTPSGEPDAPEAPPATLWDRMREDPQYAPEHLALEAVRRLGPEAAAWAARARAERPHASADELAEQAVRRFVNRARLSGAVSGAAGLPGAVIDVGVLAWTQARLVLHVAAAYGADPLHPDRATDLLVLQKVHKAAEAARLALGVAAGRERAGALFGHAAQSPLGKVMLQLGIRLARMAGVRAAKRMFAKVVPGAAIILGTWANSSATKDLAERARALYRAGRPGVPQPRRP
- a CDS encoding DUF6343 family protein — protein: MTRSQPRRARGTVGHAYSALNLRLVLALFGLVSMTVFAVLAFRADVAWLGVACAVLAVVAAVDLVVIQRRRAARRREEPGTRHSLFE
- a CDS encoding proteasome assembly chaperone family protein; translated protein: MLDPHELYQLTDDLPDLGQPVLIQALTGFVDAGSASRLAREQLLTSLESRRIATFDVDQLFDYRSRRPVMTFVEDHWEHYDAPELALHLLHDDDETPFLLLTGPEPDLQWERFVAAVAALAARLDVRLTVGLNSIPMAVPHTRPTGVTAHATRRELIAGYEPWLQRVQVPGSVGHLLEYRLGEQGRDAAGFAAHVPHYVAQTEYPAAAEVLLSSVSRTTGLLLPSDSLRSAAEVVRVEIDRQVAQTDEAAALVQALEEQYDAFARGRGEKNLLATEAGPLPTADELGAELERFLAEQSRPGDTPNT
- a CDS encoding antibiotic biosynthesis monooxygenase — encoded protein: MTMTHAVPVTVAIARRADPARAHEMVAWMRAGTALAESFPGFLGAGWVQSAPGSAEWHMLYRFADGDTLRRWEESPQRHWWLTSAQGIVEHTRTERRTGIEGWFDPPVDHVVELAAPAAGEPVAPATPPRWKQAVTIWLAFFPLSLTATLLTARFIGDTPLALRTLIMTLCLTPLMTYLVLPRITRALHWWLHGQPAPWRTPRHPS